A window of Microcystis aeruginosa FD4 contains these coding sequences:
- a CDS encoding element excision factor XisH family protein, giving the protein MPAKDTFHHAVRNALIKAGWTITHDPFTLEFEDVNFYVDLGAEKVIAAQKEREKVAIEIKSFLRDSIVTELHLACGQYLNYRFALSEIEPDRTLYLAIPNDTYEVFCHSRFVQRILEHYQIKIIVYNPEIEEIVAWQSTTLN; this is encoded by the coding sequence ATGCCAGCTAAAGATACCTTTCACCATGCTGTCCGAAATGCACTCATAAAAGCAGGTTGGACGATTACCCATGATCCTTTTACCTTAGAGTTTGAAGATGTTAACTTTTATGTGGACTTAGGAGCAGAAAAAGTTATTGCAGCACAAAAAGAACGAGAAAAAGTTGCCATTGAAATCAAAAGTTTCTTAAGAGATTCAATTGTTACAGAACTACATTTAGCCTGTGGACAATATCTTAACTACCGTTTTGCTCTTTCAGAAATTGAACCTGATAGAACCCTATACTTAGCCATCCCTAATGATACTTATGAAGTGTTTTGTCATAGCCGTTTTGTTCAAAGAATTCTAGAACATTATCAAATCAAAATTATTGTCTATAACCCTGAAATAGAGGAGATCGTAGCATGGCAATCAACTACATTGAATTAG
- a CDS encoding type II toxin-antitoxin system HicA family toxin, with product MKVREVICRLIDDGWLQVSQKGSHRQFKHPIKLGKVTVTGKLSDDIPIGTYKNILRQAELEG from the coding sequence ATGAAGGTTCGTGAGGTTATCTGTCGCCTAATTGATGATGGTTGGTTGCAAGTTTCGCAAAAAGGAAGCCATCGTCAGTTTAAACACCCTATCAAGCTGGGTAAAGTTACCGTTACTGGGAAACTGTCAGATGATATACCTATCGGAACTTACAAAAACATTCTACGGCAAGCTGAATTGGAGGGT